The genomic stretch ACTGCAGATAGCAATACTCGATGTAAGCGCCCATCTGCGCGACCTGCCTGGCCTGCTCCATGGACAGGCCGGGGATATTGGTCAGCGCGTGCGTGATGAGGATGTTCTTCACGCCGAGTTCCTTTGCGCGCCTGACCACGGCCATCACCTCTTCGGCGTGGATGTGCCCGGTCGCCAGCACCAGGTTTTCCCGCGCGATGATCTTCAGCACTTCCTCGAGCTGCGGCGTCACGACGCCGTTGGGCGCGACGACGATGCCGCTGCCCTTCGGGTCCACCAGCGTCTTGACGTGCTTGTCGGAATCGAAGGTCGGCAGCCACACCACCTTGCCGCGCCCGCCGGACATCCGGTGCATCCACTCGACCGCCATCGGGTTGATGCCGCCCACGGCGTTGTTGAGCACGATGCCGCCGAAGATCTCGATGCCGGGCACCATTTTCATGACCAGCACCGCGCGGTCCGCGGTCATGGTGACGTGGTTCTTCAGCACCAGCGCGCGCATGCCTTTGCGTTTCGCCAGCACGGCGACGTCGATGTCGTCCATGCTGCGTCCGAAAACATCGGGCTCGGAATGCACGTGAAAATCGATCGCGCCCTGCGCGGGGCTGACTTTGGGCGGCGGGGCGGGGAATCCAACCGGTGGCGCCGTCAGCGCCGGAACGGCGGCCAGGCTCAGTGCGGCGAACGCTGCAGTGATCAGTCGGTTTTTCATGGCGGCTCTCTCCCGGTTATTGGCATCCGGCTCCGGATGCGCTGTGTCCGCCAATGATGCCAGAAGTGAATCCGTGACGGACGTGACACCCCTTTGACCTTTCACTCGCAATACCGGGATCGGAATATAATTTGCAGCCGGACCGGTAGTACGGTCTCATGGAACCTAGCTCCATATGGAGAGCGAATGAAAAGGGATTTTGACGTTGTGGTGGAGCGGGATGGCGAGGGCTTCTACGTGGCCTCCGTGCCCTCTTTGCCGGGGTGTCATACCCAGGCAAAATCTCTTGACGAATTAATGGTTCGCATCCGCGAAGCAATCGAACTCTGCCTTGAGGTGCAAGGCGGTAAGCCTGAATCTCTCCAGTTCATCGGTGTTCAGCGCGTAACCGTA from Betaproteobacteria bacterium encodes the following:
- a CDS encoding histidinol phosphatase, which produces MKNRLITAAFAALSLAAVPALTAPPVGFPAPPPKVSPAQGAIDFHVHSEPDVFGRSMDDIDVAVLAKRKGMRALVLKNHVTMTADRAVLVMKMVPGIEIFGGIVLNNAVGGINPMAVEWMHRMSGGRGKVVWLPTFDSDKHVKTLVDPKGSGIVVAPNGVVTPQLEEVLKIIARENLVLATGHIHAEEVMAVVRRAKELGVKNILITHALTNIPGLSMEQARQVAQMGAYIEYCYLQSMTGPDAQHAWMKHWSKVTLKDVAKVAGDIGAQHIVLSTDLGQHAMMTHPDGMEDMITGLLKEGVSQADIDLMVKKNPARLLGLEE
- a CDS encoding type II toxin-antitoxin system HicB family antitoxin encodes the protein MKRDFDVVVERDGEGFYVASVPSLPGCHTQAKSLDELMVRIREAIELCLEVQGGKPESLQFIGVQRVTVADGDAA